DNA from Bacillus marinisedimentorum:
GGATGGCCTTCGCAGACTATTTCATCCCCCAGGAGTGGCGGATGATTAGATTGCAGATGTTTATCGTGAGTCAGCGGCGATAATTTATTTGCTGTAATAGATCAAATTTTTGTGTGAAAGACGGAACGCTGTATGCCTGTGTTCAGGTTTTGATCCATTCAATGGTTTCTTTCACGCCCAACCGGGTCCCCGTGCCGCCCGGGCACGCACTTACAAATGCACCCATCCTCTTGTCCTGGATTCTTTCGGATATCACACGCTTACGCTCTTCCCAAAATTCCTTCTTCAGGAAAAAAGCAAGGAGGTTTCGAGAAGTCTCGTGCCTTCCGACCCGAATTTTGCTGCGAAAGCCAACATTCAATCATAACAAGCTTAAATTAAAAAGCCCCGGCTTCACGCCGGGGCTTTCCATTGTTTAATCGTTATACTTTTTAAAAACAAGGGTGGCATTATGACCCCCGAAACCGAGAGAATTGCTCAAAGCAGCCTGAACAGTCTGTTTACGGGCTTCATTAGGTACGTAATCCAGATCGCATTCAGGATCGGCCGTTTTATAATTGATTGTCGGCGGTATGATATCTTCCTGGATTGACTTAATTGAAAAAATCGCTTCAACCGCACCGGCCGCGCCAAGCAAATGACCTGTCATCGATTTCGTAGAGCTCACTGTCATTTTGTATGCATGATCGCCAAACACTTCTTTAATGGCAGCCGTTTCATACTTGTCATTATACGGTGTGCTTGTACCATGTGCGTTCATGTACGAGATTTCTTCAGGCTTCAGGCCGGAATCTGCAATCGCCTGGCGCATCGCCCGAACGCCGCCTTCCCCGCCTGGTGCCGGTTCGGTTATATGATGGGCATCTGCTGTTGAGCCGTAACCGACGATTTCAGCATAGATTTTCGCCCCGCGCTTTTTTGCCGACTCAAGAGATTCAAGAATCAGGATGCCTGCCCCTTCCCCCATGACAAATCCGTCACGATCCGCATCAAACGGCCGGCTTGCACTTTCAGGATCCGGATTCGTCGATAAGGCCGTCATCCGGCCAAAGCCGGCAAATGCCATGTTGGATAGCGGGGCCTCGGCACCGCCTGTCACCATTACATCCGCATCGCCGCGCTGAATCACTTTAAACGCATCCCCGATCGAATTGGTGCCTGTCGCACAGGCCGTCACTGTACATGAGTTGATTCCTTTTGCCCCAAGTGCGATGGAAACCTGTCCGGCGGCCATATCGGGAATCATCATCGGCACAAAGAATGGGCTGACGCGCCGCGCCCCTTTTTTCAAGAATGTTGCATGCTGCTCTTCCCATGTTTCCATTCCGCCGATCCCCGAACCGATCCACACACCGGTCCTTTCGGCAAGTTCACCTGAAATGTCAAGGTTGGCATCTTTTACTGCCATCAAGGAAGCGGCGAGGGCGAAGTGGGTGAAACGGTCCATCCGCCGCGCACTCTTCCGGTCAATATAGTCCTCAATATCGAAGTCATTGATTTCTGCAGCCACTTTGGAACTGAACTGCTCTTTGTCAACCCTCGTAAGTTCACCTACTCCGTTGACTCCTTTAATTGCATTTTGCCAGGAAGCTTCAGCGTCCAGGCCGAGCGGTGTAACAGCTCCAAGGCCTGTTACGACTACACGCCTTTTTTCCATTGAATCAGCACCCCTTTGTCATCAGTTGAAAATTCGTCCCTATCTTTTCCATCATATGTTAACGTTTTGATTACAGCTTTATTGGACTGCGGCCGAACGGGAAAACTGCCCGGCAGCATAATCATCATCGGCCCCAGCGCAGGGCCACGGCTCCCCATGTAAGGCCTCCGCCAAAACCGACCATTACAACAAGATCATCATCTTTGATTTTACCATTCTCGAGTTCTTCAACCATAGCAATTGGAATGGAAGAAGCCGAAGTATTTCCGTACTTGTCTATCGTAACAGACATTTTCTCGATTGGAAGTTCAAGCCTCTGCCTTGCCGCCTCCATGATCCTAATGTTTGCCTGGTGAGGAACAAGAAAGTCGACATCTTCTTTACTCAAACCGGCTTTTTCAAGAACATTGACAGCAGATTCCCCCATCTGCCTGACCGCGAACTTAAATACTTCCCGGCCGTTCATTATGATGTATTCATCCTGATACAAGTGTTTCGCTCCCGATCCATCTGACCCGAGCTCAAATGCCAGAATACCGCGGCCATCGGATACAGGCCCGATAACAGCCGCGCCAGCGCCATCCCCGAACAGAACGGCTGTATTTCGGTCATTCCAGTCGGTGATTTTCGAAAGTTTTTCCACACCGATGACCAGAACATTGCGATATACTCCGCCTTCGATGAATTGTTTGGCTGTAGCCATTCCGTACATGAACCCGGCACAGGCAGCACTTACATCCATCGCCACTGCGTTGACGGCGCCGATCCGGTCTTGCACCAGGCATGCAACAGAAGGAAACGGGTGGTCAGGCGTAACCGTCGCCACCAGAACCATATCGATCTCTTCAGCTGCGATTCCCGCCGACTTTATCGCATCCCGGGCTGCCGCTTCAGCCATATCAGATGTATCCGTATTTTCATCGGCAATACGCCGTTCTTTGATTCCTGTCCGTGTTCTCACCCACTCATCTGATGTATCTACGATCTTTTCCAGATCCTCATTGGTCACAATGCGGGGCGGCAAATACCTCCCCAACCCCAATATGCCGGCATTCATATAAGCATCTCCTTTTCACGGGTTTATATCAATTATTATGACTTGGTACTAATATTATATGATATCTTTTCATTTGTCTATATATCTTAAAGAAACCGGGCAGGCTTCATAAAAGGGTTTCTTGAATGACCAGATTGAATACATCCGGTTTTTTCTGAAGATTGACCGGGTATACTGAATATAACTGAAGTGCAGCTTTAAAATAGATTGCCTTTCCTTTTCTAAACGATCGGATACTGATAAGGGGGGATAAACTCATGCACTGGAAAATGTGGCTCATTCCAGCTGCAGTGTTGATAGGGGCAATAATAATCGGAAGCTACGGATTATTTCTATTAACCGTCATTTTGACAGCAGTTCTGGCAGTGAGCGAATTTTATAATTATAGACGCAGAAAAAAAACCGGACCTTCCTCCTGAAGGTCCGGTTTTCATATAGGTTATTGTTGATTTATGTTACGGTGCCGCTGCCGGTCACTCGGCCTCTTCGGCATCACGGCAGCCCAGTTCATACGCTTCATCCATAACCTGAAGAAGCATTTCAAGCATCGGCTGCAAATCATCCATATTCATTTCAATTCCTTTTTCGTCCATCATCTCTTTCGCGTTCGGCAAGTATTTCATCGCAATCTGCATAAACATCATGTTGCGTTCCTGATTCATCGGGCATCCTCCTTTAAATTTTTTGCGGTCCGTCTGTTATTATATCACTGGTTCGGAAGGGAGCCTGTTTCTTTATAAACAGAAACAGCCGCTTCTACTTTCTTTTTCAATTGTCGGGGTACAAGCGGACTGTACCGCCCCATCGCGATCGCTTCTTCCTGGAAATCGTAATACAAGTTGCCTGATTTGAGGTTTCCTTCATTAAAATCGCGGGCGACTGACTCATAAATGCCGACAACATTTTGGACAGTAGACGTCAATACGGTGTTTTTGCCGAGGTCAGCCTGGTCTGATACATAGCCAATGGCATAAAGCCCTTCTTCTTTCAATCGCTCGATTACTGGTACATTGAATGCATCGCCGGCAGGGTAAACTACATCCACGCCGCTGTCGATCATTTCATTGACCATCTTGACAGCAATTTCCTTATCATCCCATGACTGTGTAAAGCGGATCGATACATCCGCTTCACTGTTTTCATAGAGTACACCTTCAAAAAAGCCGTTCACTTCTGGCTGCCATTCGTAAGCCGCGATGACACCTATCTTGTTTGTCTCCGTCATTCCACCGGCGATAATGCCGCCAAAAAAGCCCATGGCATGTGCGCTGAAATTGACGCTCGTTATATTCTCCCCGTCTACATCGCCATTAAATACGATGAAATGGATATTCGGATGGTCCTGGTGAATGCGCTTAAAGTAGTAAGCATATTCACTGCCGTGTCCGAAAATCAAATTGACGCCCTGATTGCTGAACTCTTGAACAGCTTTCGTGACTGCTGCCTGTGAATTCATTTTTTCTTTATAATAAACTTCCGTGTCAAATGTCGATTGTATTTTCAGTAAGCCTTTATACCCTTTGCTTCCCCATACCTGGTCATTGATCGTGTCCGGAACAAGAAGCCCTACGTTTTTAAGTTTGCCCTCAGAAGACTGGCAGCCTGTCGATAACAGGGTAATTACTAGAAAAAGACTGAGAAGTTTGTACATATTCTGGCACTCCTTTATTCCGGAAAGCGGTTCAATAAGCAAAAAAATCCATTTTCGCTTCCCTTTTTCATTTTACAGTTATGTGCAATGTTTGTAAAAGACATTTTCTTTCACCTTATTCCCAGCCCACAAAAAACAGCAGGCCCCCGACATTCGGAGTACCTGCTGTCATAATATTTTTTCGTTTTCTTTAAAAAACGGCTTTATGTCAGATGCACAGGTATACTTTTTCTCCTGTACATACAATGTGAGCTTGATCGGATTGCCGCTTTCTTCCCTAAGCTTTTCAAATTGGCGGCTGTTTCCGGTTATATCATATATGTGCAGATCCGTCGCATGCCAAATTCTCACGGGATGATTTGTGACATAGTCCTCCATGCGGTAGGCAGCAATTACATTTTCCTCTACATGTTCAGATTTCACTTCATACGCCGCCGACAGGTCATGCAGCATCCGGTGAAAGAAGAGCCGATTGCTCTTTTCTTTATGAAAGTGATGCTTTAAATCGAGGCAAGGATCGATAAAGACCGCTGACCTTACCATGCGCGGGTACTTTTTCATTAATTTAAGCGCAGATAGTGCACCCATTCCGTCAGCTGCAACATGGAGGCGGTTATTTAATATATATTTTCTCAGCAACAGTTGCCAAAGGCTGTGCAAATATTCAACTGACTTTGGCGACCCCCAGTTCGGTCCGAACAAATTGGAATAAAAAACGATATAGCCTTCTTTTACAAATTCTTCGATCCAATACCTTCGGGCAAAATGCTGTGTCCACAGACTTGCCCCTTTTTCAACATAATGGTTGGCATCACCGATGACCAGGACGGCGAATCCGTTGGGCCGCTCGGGGAAATGGACCGCATTATATTGATTTTCCATCTGAAAATAATGGATTTCGCTTCCCATCGCAAATCCTCCGTCCTTAAAAGTCTCTTCTCCTCTAATGTATGTAAATAAAAAGAAATTGCCAAGAGTGAAATACCTAATCTTTTTAAGATTGCATGAAAACGTTATTTTGTTTATAGTAAAAAGGGAATCATGGTAAAATCTAAAGAAACTGATGGGATGACCAAGGGGTGAAAATCGTGCGATATTTTTGGACATTTTTCTGGTCTTTACTGCTTAGCCATATGACTGTTTATGTGGTAGGAAGCATGAACGGCACTGGGTACAGCTTTATTCAAGGGATTGTACTTGCCATTTTCTTCAGCCTGGCAGCCATTTTCCTTGGAGATGGCTTGCTCAGCGATGACACGCAATCCTAAAATAAAAAGGCCTTCATCGCCGGCCATTCCGGCAGTGAAGGCCTTTTTTCTTATGGGCGTTTTTTAATGATAATTTCTTCTCCGTCAGCATCCACAACAAGATTGTCGCCATCCTGCAAAGCCCCTTTAATCAGTTCCCGGGCCGCTTTCGTTTCAACATTCCTCTGAATGAACCGTTTCAGCGGCCTGGCCCCGTATACCGGATCATAGCCCTGTTCGGCAATGAATTCTCTTGCGGCATCTGTGATCGTCAACTTGATGCGCCTGTCTTCAAGCCGTTCGGCAAGGTCACCTGCCATTTTAACGACAATTTTTTTAATTTCATCTTTGGTCAGCGGCTTGAATAGAACCGTGTCATCAATCCGGTTCAAGAATTCCGGGCGGAACTTGCGGCGCAATTCACCGAGCACCTGTTTTCTCGTTGTCCCGCTGATTTCCCCGTCGGCTGTCAGGCCTTCAAGCAAATAGTCCGAGCCGATATTTGAAGTCATGATGATGACCGTATTTTTAAAATCAACGCGCCGTCCTTTTGAATCAGTCAATTGGCCGTCGTCAAGCATTTGCAGAAGCAGATTGAAAACATCGGGATGGGCTTTTTCCACTTCATCGAGCAAGATGACTGAATATGGCCTGCGCCTTACCGCTTCAGTCAGTTGGCCCCCTTCTTCATATCCCACATATCCTGGAGGAGCTCCGATCAGGCGGCTGACAGCATGTTTCTCCATGTACTCAGACATATCAATGCGGATCATCTGCTCTTCACTGTCGAAAAGAGTATCGGCAAGCGTACGTGCTAATTCTGTTTTACCTACACCGGTAGGGCCGAGGAACAGGAATGAGCCGATTGGCCGCTTCGGATCCTTAATGCCGGCACGGGCGCGGATGACTGCATCGCTGACGCGTTCAACTGCTTCCTCCTGTCCGATTACACGTTCATGGAGGATGTCCTCAAGCTTCAGCAGTTTTTCACGTTCCCCTTCCACAAGCCGTGATACCGGAATTCCTGTCCAGCGTGAAACGATATCGGCAATCTCCTCTTCTGATACTTCCTCCCGAAGCAGCCGGGTATCCTTCCGCTTTTGTTCAAGCTGGGCTTCTGTATCCCGCAATTGTTTTTCAAGCTGAGGAATCCTCCCGTGCCTCAGTTCGGCTGCTTTGTTCAAGTCGTATTTTTGTTCGGCGTCCTCTAATTCCCGGCGAGCTTTTTCAAGCGACTCGCGCAATTCCTGCACCATGCCGATTTCCTTTTTCTCTTCTTCCCAGCGGGCCTTCATCGCTCCCGCCTCTTCTTTCAGGTCGGCAAGTTCTTTTTGAATGGCCTGAAGACGCAACTGGCTGGCTTCATCTTTTTCCTTCGTAAGGGCAGCTTCTTCAATTTCAAGCTGCATGATTCTCCTCGTCACTTCATCAAGTTCGCTCGGCATTGAGTCGATTTCTGTACGGATCATTGCACAAGCTTCATCCACCAGGTCAATTGCTTTATCCGGCAGAAAACGGTCCGTAATATAGCGGTTGGACAGGACAGCGGCACTGACCAGGGCACTGTCATGGATGTTGACGCCGTGATGGATTTCAAAGCGTTCTTTTAATCCCCTTAAAATCGATACTGTATCTTCAACGTCCGGTTCGCTTACCTGGACCTGCTGAAAGCGGCGCTCGAGTGCCGGATCTTTTTCAATGTGCTGCCGGTATTCGTCAAGGGTGGTTGCTCCGATACAATGCAATTCCCCGCGCGCAAGCATTGGCTTGAGCATGTTGCCGGCATCCATCGCACCTTCCGATTTTCCGGCTCCGACAATCGTATGGAGTTCATCGATGAACAGCAGGATCCGGCCGTCGCTCTTTTTCACTTCCTGCAGGACAGCTTTCAGCCGTTCTTCGAATTCACCCCGGTATTTCGCACCGGCGACAAGTGCGCTCATATCGAGGGAAAACACAATTTTATCCTTTAATCCTTCCGGCACGTCCCGTCGGATGATTCGCTGTGCGAGCCCTTCGACAATTGCCGTTTTCCCGACACCGGGTTCACCGATCAGGACAGGATTGTTCTTCGTTTTCCTGGACAGGATACGGATGACCCTTCTGATTTCGCTGTCCCTGCCGATCACCGGATCGAGTTTGCCGCCCCGCGCTTCAGCAACAAGGTCGCGGCCATACTTTTTCAAAGCATCGTAGGTGACTTCCGGTGTCTGGCTTGTGACCCGCTGGTTGCCGCGCACCTCCATCATCGCTTTCAAAAGACTTTCCCGCGTAATGCCGAATTCTCTGAACAGCCGTGAAGTGCCATCATGCTCAACTGATGAGGCAGCGAGCAATAGATGTTCGACAGAAATGTATTCATCCTCAAGCTTTTTCATTTCATCTTCTGCCTGGACGAGCAATTTTTGCAAAGGGGCAGTGATATATATGTTTCCGGCCGCTGCTGCCGACCCAGATACTTGCGGCTTCTTGTCCAGAAGGGCCGAAAGCCTTTCCTCCATATTGCCGCTGCTGATGCCCATCCGTTCAAATATCCTGCCGGCCAGACCTTCTTTCTGACCGAGCAGGGCAAGAAGCAAGTGCTCTACATCCACTTGCTGATGCTCGTGCTTGATTGCCAGTGATTGTGCATCCATAACCGCTTCCTGTGACTTTTGCGTAAACTTATTCAAATCCATTTCGTGTCACTCCTTTAAGGAAATGGTGAGTTCTCACATGTTTGTTTGACCTATTTTGACCTTTATGATTCTATTATGGATGATAAGGGAGGAATTGGCAAGTCTGAAGTGCAAAGTAGTGCAAAGTGACAGGCGCCTGTCGAATGTTTGTCGAACGGACATACAAAGTGACAGGCACCTGTCGAATGGGCTGCATCAAAAAAGCAATCCGGGACGGATTGCTTTCAAGGCTTACGTTTATATGACCATTTCCGGTTATGGTTAGAGGTTTCAGGGAAGGTGTCCCCTTTACTGAGATGAACCGACTTCGGCTTTAACACCATACTGCCCGTTTCCCCGATTTCCACATATACTCCATTGTTGGGTGCTTTATCTCCCGGGTTGAATTGATGCTGCTGTCCCACGTGATCCCCTCCTTTTCCGCTCTTTACGGAATAGAATGTCCAGAAAGACGTGAAACATGCGGATCTCCCGCAGGCAGACAGCAGCAAATCAGGGGCATCATATGAATTCCCGAATTCCCGACTGTCGTTTACCACCAGAAGTATGGCAATGTTGACAGGGCAGTGATGGCAGCGAGAGGCAGGATTAGGCGCCGGAAGCCGTAGCCCGGATAATATGGATAGAATCCTCCATATGGATAAAATCCGTATCCATACCCGCCAACCCTTTCACCTGCTTCCATACCGCCAGCTTTTTCCGGAACATCAAGTGTCACCGTCTGGAAATCAACATTCACAATGATGCCATGCAGTTCGTGTCCGTTATTCATCTGCACGCGAACATAGGTGTTCATGTGTTGCTTGCATAGATCGTACATATGTCTTTCATGCATATCCATGATCAATCCCCTCCTCATCTGCAGGGTATGCGCCCATCATGAAATGGTGCTTGTGTCTTCCCGCATATCCAGCGGCTTGAAGACGAATATTTTCACATAAGTTATTTACAAAAGAGGAGCATGTATTGTTTAATGAATGAGTATGAATGTAAGGCAGTCCATTCGCAGAACTGGAGGAAGCTATTGTGGGATTAGAAAATACCTGGATTATACTAAAATATTTGTTCCTTGGAATTTTCCAGGGATTCACAGAACCGATTCCGATTTCATCAAGCGGTCACCTTGTCATTGCGCAGGAGATGCTTGGAATCGACCTTCCCGGGTTGACATTTGAAGTGCTTGTCAACTTCGCATCACTGCTTGCTGTATTGCTTATTTACCGGAAAGATTTGATCCGGCTTATCATAAACGGTTTATCCTTTATTACAACCCGCTCCGATCGGGCACGCAGTGATTTTAATTTTATTCTCTATTTGATCATCGGAACGATTCCTGCGGGAGTCATCGGTGTTTTGTTCGGTGATTATATTTCCGACAAGCTTGCCGGAATCAAAACTGTCGGCATAACGCTGCTGGTCACCGGTCTTGCATTATGGATCATCCGAAAAATGCGCGGTCACCGGCTCGATGCCGATCTTTCTTTCCTTGATGCAATCATAGTCGGCCTTGCCCAGGCAGTGGCCCTCATCCCTGGAATCAGCCGTTCAGGGGCCACAATTGTCGCGGCAATGGGTCTCGGCATGAACCAGGAAACGGCACTTCGCTTTTCTTTTTTGCTGTTCATCCCGATAAGTGTTGGTACGATGGTATTTTCCTTTTCCGATTTAATGAATACACCTGATCTTGGGAGCATGTGGGTTCCGTACACTGTAGCTTTCATTGGTTCACTTGTCGCTTCTTATTTCTCCTTAAAGTGGTTTATGAACGTAATGGCAAAAGGCAACTTGATCATTTTTGCTGTCTACTGCTTTGTCGCAGGGACAGCCGTACTGTTATTTTCATAAAAAACTAGTAGAAAAGGTGCCGATGCCCTCGGTACCTTTTTTTGTAATTACGATGCTTCAGCCAGTTTCCCGTGATATAATGAAGAATGTTATTTATAAGGATTCATTTGATTAAAAACCGCTTTCCGTACTTTCCAGCAAAAGATCCTGCTATTCATCGAACCTCCCAATTATGATTTCGCTCAGCTCGTTTTTTCTGCAAAAAGTACAGCGATTCCTTATAAATGGAATATATAACATATATGTTGGCTGGCAGTTTCGGTTAATTCCGATCCTCCTTTAAAGACCAATGTAAAGGTGGCTTTTTATGAATGAAATAACAGCAAGAAACAGCAAGTTATCGTCACAGTTGATTGATCTGCTGCAGTCTGTTAACCATACATTAGAAATTGAAAAAGGATGCTTTCTTTTTCAGGAAGGAACAGAAGCAAATGAACTCTTCATCTTGAATTCAGGACGCATCCAGGTCAGTAAGGTGAGTGCTGACGGGCGGGAGTTGACCTTCAGGCTGTGCGGGCCAGGTGATATTATCGGAGAACTTACCCTGTTTTCAGAGGGCGCGAAACATTTACTGAATGCTCGTGCACTTGAGGATGGGGAAGTGTCCGTCATTAATAAAGACGAACTTGAGGCTAAGCTGCTTGAAAACAGCGTATTGGCATTTGAATTCATGAAATGGATGAGCGAGCACTTCCGCCGCACCCAGACGAAGCTCAGGGATCTCGTGCTCCACGGCAAAAAAGGAGCGCTTTACTCAACGCTGGTCCGAATGTCGAACAGTTACGGGTATGAAAAAAAGGATGGCATCCTGATTGACTTGCCCTTCACAAACCAGGAGCTTGCCAACTTTGCAGGCACGGCACGGGAAAGTGTCAACCGCATGCTTGGCGACCTCCGTAAAAAAGGGATCATTTCCGTCAATAAAGGGAAAATTACCATCCATGATCTTCAATATATTAAAGACGAAATAAACTGTGAAGATTGTCCGGCCGACTTATGCAACATAGACTAACACAAAAGAAGCAACGGCCGTAAAGTAAACTGAATTCACAATTTCCGTTACCCCGATCTGAATCGGGGTTTTATTTTTGCCGTAATAAATGACCGCTCTGATTGCACTGAATACATAGGCAAGTGCAATAAGAGGTTCAAAAAGGAGTGCAGCGAGAATGATGCCAAGGTGATAGCCCCACGACTTCCATCGGTAGGCAGGATTTTTCTTTTCCCTGATCAGTGATTTG
Protein-coding regions in this window:
- the fabF gene encoding beta-ketoacyl-ACP synthase II, with the translated sequence MEKRRVVVTGLGAVTPLGLDAEASWQNAIKGVNGVGELTRVDKEQFSSKVAAEINDFDIEDYIDRKSARRMDRFTHFALAASLMAVKDANLDISGELAERTGVWIGSGIGGMETWEEQHATFLKKGARRVSPFFVPMMIPDMAAGQVSIALGAKGINSCTVTACATGTNSIGDAFKVIQRGDADVMVTGGAEAPLSNMAFAGFGRMTALSTNPDPESASRPFDADRDGFVMGEGAGILILESLESAKKRGAKIYAEIVGYGSTADAHHITEPAPGGEGGVRAMRQAIADSGLKPEEISYMNAHGTSTPYNDKYETAAIKEVFGDHAYKMTVSSTKSMTGHLLGAAGAVEAIFSIKSIQEDIIPPTINYKTADPECDLDYVPNEARKQTVQAALSNSLGFGGHNATLVFKKYND
- a CDS encoding beta-ketoacyl-ACP synthase III gives rise to the protein MNAGILGLGRYLPPRIVTNEDLEKIVDTSDEWVRTRTGIKERRIADENTDTSDMAEAAARDAIKSAGIAAEEIDMVLVATVTPDHPFPSVACLVQDRIGAVNAVAMDVSAACAGFMYGMATAKQFIEGGVYRNVLVIGVEKLSKITDWNDRNTAVLFGDGAGAAVIGPVSDGRGILAFELGSDGSGAKHLYQDEYIIMNGREVFKFAVRQMGESAVNVLEKAGLSKEDVDFLVPHQANIRIMEAARQRLELPIEKMSVTIDKYGNTSASSIPIAMVEELENGKIKDDDLVVMVGFGGGLTWGAVALRWGR
- a CDS encoding ComZ family protein gives rise to the protein MNQERNMMFMQIAMKYLPNAKEMMDEKGIEMNMDDLQPMLEMLLQVMDEAYELGCRDAEEAE
- a CDS encoding BMP family ABC transporter substrate-binding protein gives rise to the protein MYKLLSLFLVITLLSTGCQSSEGKLKNVGLLVPDTINDQVWGSKGYKGLLKIQSTFDTEVYYKEKMNSQAAVTKAVQEFSNQGVNLIFGHGSEYAYYFKRIHQDHPNIHFIVFNGDVDGENITSVNFSAHAMGFFGGIIAGGMTETNKIGVIAAYEWQPEVNGFFEGVLYENSEADVSIRFTQSWDDKEIAVKMVNEMIDSGVDVVYPAGDAFNVPVIERLKEEGLYAIGYVSDQADLGKNTVLTSTVQNVVGIYESVARDFNEGNLKSGNLYYDFQEEAIAMGRYSPLVPRQLKKKVEAAVSVYKETGSLPNQ
- a CDS encoding YjzD family protein, which translates into the protein MRYFWTFFWSLLLSHMTVYVVGSMNGTGYSFIQGIVLAIFFSLAAIFLGDGLLSDDTQS
- the clpB gene encoding ATP-dependent chaperone ClpB, with product MDLNKFTQKSQEAVMDAQSLAIKHEHQQVDVEHLLLALLGQKEGLAGRIFERMGISSGNMEERLSALLDKKPQVSGSAAAAGNIYITAPLQKLLVQAEDEMKKLEDEYISVEHLLLAASSVEHDGTSRLFREFGITRESLLKAMMEVRGNQRVTSQTPEVTYDALKKYGRDLVAEARGGKLDPVIGRDSEIRRVIRILSRKTKNNPVLIGEPGVGKTAIVEGLAQRIIRRDVPEGLKDKIVFSLDMSALVAGAKYRGEFEERLKAVLQEVKKSDGRILLFIDELHTIVGAGKSEGAMDAGNMLKPMLARGELHCIGATTLDEYRQHIEKDPALERRFQQVQVSEPDVEDTVSILRGLKERFEIHHGVNIHDSALVSAAVLSNRYITDRFLPDKAIDLVDEACAMIRTEIDSMPSELDEVTRRIMQLEIEEAALTKEKDEASQLRLQAIQKELADLKEEAGAMKARWEEEKKEIGMVQELRESLEKARRELEDAEQKYDLNKAAELRHGRIPQLEKQLRDTEAQLEQKRKDTRLLREEVSEEEIADIVSRWTGIPVSRLVEGEREKLLKLEDILHERVIGQEEAVERVSDAVIRARAGIKDPKRPIGSFLFLGPTGVGKTELARTLADTLFDSEEQMIRIDMSEYMEKHAVSRLIGAPPGYVGYEEGGQLTEAVRRRPYSVILLDEVEKAHPDVFNLLLQMLDDGQLTDSKGRRVDFKNTVIIMTSNIGSDYLLEGLTADGEISGTTRKQVLGELRRKFRPEFLNRIDDTVLFKPLTKDEIKKIVVKMAGDLAERLEDRRIKLTITDAAREFIAEQGYDPVYGARPLKRFIQRNVETKAARELIKGALQDGDNLVVDADGEEIIIKKRP
- a CDS encoding YjzC family protein, with product MGQQHQFNPGDKAPNNGVYVEIGETGSMVLKPKSVHLSKGDTFPETSNHNRKWSYKRKP
- a CDS encoding undecaprenyl-diphosphate phosphatase; translation: MGLENTWIILKYLFLGIFQGFTEPIPISSSGHLVIAQEMLGIDLPGLTFEVLVNFASLLAVLLIYRKDLIRLIINGLSFITTRSDRARSDFNFILYLIIGTIPAGVIGVLFGDYISDKLAGIKTVGITLLVTGLALWIIRKMRGHRLDADLSFLDAIIVGLAQAVALIPGISRSGATIVAAMGLGMNQETALRFSFLLFIPISVGTMVFSFSDLMNTPDLGSMWVPYTVAFIGSLVASYFSLKWFMNVMAKGNLIIFAVYCFVAGTAVLLFS
- a CDS encoding Crp/Fnr family transcriptional regulator, producing the protein MNEITARNSKLSSQLIDLLQSVNHTLEIEKGCFLFQEGTEANELFILNSGRIQVSKVSADGRELTFRLCGPGDIIGELTLFSEGAKHLLNARALEDGEVSVINKDELEAKLLENSVLAFEFMKWMSEHFRRTQTKLRDLVLHGKKGALYSTLVRMSNSYGYEKKDGILIDLPFTNQELANFAGTARESVNRMLGDLRKKGIISVNKGKITIHDLQYIKDEINCEDCPADLCNID